The DNA sequence TCTGTAAACAGGGAAAAGTTGTCAGGTATGTCAAATATTTCCTTTATGTATGTTTCGTTTATATCTTCGATTTTCTCCTTTAATGAAACAATAATTCCTGTTTTTAGAAAGTCACTTTTCCCAAACGGAACTATAACACGCTTACCTAATTGTGGTTTTGATGATGCCTTTTCAGGCACCCGGTATATGAATGTTCTGTCAAGGGGTATGTTTAGAGCCACTTCGGCAAACAACTATTTTTTCCTCTCTCTTAAAGCTCTTATTGTGGTTCCTACTGCCATGAGTATAAGTAAAAATGTTGCAAACAGCGTCATTGCTATTACTGTCCATTTAAATATAGTTGCTATCATTTTTTTCTGCTCCTTTTTTCGATCTCCCAGAGTTTAAGGTATTTTAAGAAACTGTAGTAAGAACTCATAACAGATATAACAAATCCTTCAAATCCGTCAAGGAATCCTTTTTTTATAAAGTATCTCCTTATAAATGCTCCTATTGATGAAGATACCATTTTGAGTGTTGAAAATTTCTTTCCTTTTTTGTGTGCACCTATTGCATACAGTGTTGTATAAAAGTTTATTTTATTAACGTGAGTTTTTATATCTGGGTAGGAATAATGAAGAATGTTTCCTTTTAAATAGCCTATTTCTCCGTTGATTTTAAGCGTTTCATGAACCTCATCTCCCTTCCACTTGCAGGAATTTTTCTTTGCAAGTCTAACATGCCAGTCCG is a window from the Desulfurobacterium indicum genome containing:
- a CDS encoding glycosyltransferase family 2 protein, translating into MESLSVSMIVKNGERYLENVLESIKELADEIVIVDSGSTDKTVEIAKSFGAKVVFREFDNFINQKNYALSLCSKNWVLFLDDDEIVDEQLKEEIKKIKEKGSKYEGFRINRLTNYLGKWIKHAWYPDWHVRLAKKNSCKWKGDEVHETLKINGEIGYLKGNILHYSYPDIKTHVNKINFYTTLYAIGAHKKGKKFSTLKMVSSSIGAFIRRYFIKKGFLDGFEGFVISVMSSYYSFLKYLKLWEIEKRSRKK